In Pseudorasbora parva isolate DD20220531a chromosome 20, ASM2467924v1, whole genome shotgun sequence, a single window of DNA contains:
- the LOC137049225 gene encoding uncharacterized protein, with translation MESAILKSTQSLTTAEDMRNQTKLIMQPYANWEGYLTPAPLSIAILGELVFISSSTDFSINKNPPKEGYKYIKYPDSFRACLMQVCNSGWWAFNEAHKSMDQIRLHTAQVPDYMKTAVKILFQGDDEVVKAHLPDQLKNIKVIADECLELSNVAKDRFTDVIHIIQELLEACVNAEHFYGEEMAAIKIKIEEGKLKEQSALETKKRTEKAMSAMEKELDEAHETYKKALDSLPNGWEMIGMDFVGGLTQTVTGVINGMTSIISLPGKLLGSAKTVISNAMSGIPDQQRDIIDEINVYSKSAIILDCAQTIQQFINVKGEVKDIDWKNLYDQKNKTTKTNFTEAQFQRISETLKEIPDCPAKTQAEIVCKQGIQICKELAKYAPDGKCDKEKSTEIIKEVSDLIKLARRFDSKSKDATNSPAISQKPPMMSKEENKSENLSPSQKATENARFAIEQSRAQMNKTRETYEKAVENLEKNQKELTDILVTMRNCELKEIDFKTTIEMLVKGMDAMGRVKEQWEKMVHFFQMVSIIVKTSLSKTLTNFVSTSEKTQALSYNAKLFSKDQLYIQASQACNIASLVHMISGTYTDVSNKYLMDRVSSLGKLMAMDKNKPEFETERKKLQNSCDEAQRGILRLVLKNKEEYDEKSTARLERIDRELLAILPAAPPEEIKSIQEDVKAGFNEDAYI, from the coding sequence ATGGAATCTGCAATCTTAAAATCTACCCAAAGTCTTACTACTGCTGAAGACATGAGGAATCAAACCAAACTTATAATGCAGCCCTATGCCAACTGGGAAGGGTATCTGACTCCAGCACCTCTATCTATAGCCATCCTGGGAGAGCTGGTGTTCATCTCATCCTCAACAGATTTCTCTATCAATAAAAATCCACCCAAAGAGGGCTATAAATACATCAAATACCCTGATTCCTTTCGCGCTTGCCTCATGCAAGTGTGTAACTCTGGTTGGTGGGCATTTAATGAGGCCCATAAGAGCATGGATCAGATTCGCCTCCATACTGCCCAAGTTCCAGATTACATGAAGACAGCTGTGAAGATTCTGTTCCAAGGTGATGACGAAGTTGTAAAAGCACATCTTCCTGATCAGCTGAAGAATATCAAAGTCATTGCTGATGAATGTCTCGAGTTGTCTAATGTCGCTAAGGACCGTTTCACTGATGTCATCCATATCATCCAAGAGCTGCTCGAAGCATGTGTGAATGCAGAGCACTTTTATGGGGAGGAGATGGCAGCAATCAAGATAAAAATAGAAGAGGGCAAATTGAAGGAGCAGTCAGCACTAGAAACCAAGAAAAGGACTGAGAAGGCAATGAGTGCTATGGAGAAGGAACTGGATGAGGCTCATGAGACCTACAAGAAGGCTCTGGATTCTCTCCCTAATGGATGGGAAATGATTGGAATGGATTTTGTGGGTGGGCTAACACAGACCGTTACAGGCGTGATAAATGGAATGACATCTATTATTTCTCTACCAGGAAAATTGCTGGGTTCTGCAAAAACAGTGATATCTAATGCTATGAGCGGCATTCCAGATCAGCAAAGAGATATAATAgatgaaataaatgtatatagtaAGTCCGCTATTATTTTAGATTGTGCACAGACGATCCAGCAATTTATAAATGTGAAGGGTGAGGTGAAAGACATTGACTGGAAAAATCTATACGATCAGAAGAATAAAACCACAAAGACAAATTTCACAGAAGCACAGTTTCAAAGAATCAGTGAAACTTTAAAGGAAATCCCTGACTGCCCAGCAAAGACACAAGCAGAGATTGTGTGCAAACAGGGCATACAAATATGCAAAGAGCTTGCGAAATATGCACCAGATGGCAAATGTGACAAAGAAAAAAGCACTGAGATAATAAAAGAGGTCTCAGATCTGATTAAGTTAGCTCGTAGATTTGATAGCAAAAGCAAAGACGCCACAAATTCTCCAGCCATCTCTCAAAAACCACCAATGATGTCTAAAGAAGAAAACAAGTCGGAGAACTTGAGTCCTTCCCAGAAGGCTACAGAGAATGCAAGATTTGCCATAGAGCAGAGCCGAGCTCAGATGAACAAGACAAGAGAGACCTATGAGAAGGCTGTGGAGAACCTAGAGAAAAACCAGAAGGAACTAACAGATATCCTGGTCACTATGAGAAATTGTGAACTGAAAGAGATTGACTTTAAAACTACCATAGAGATGCTGGTCAAAGGAATGGATGCCATGGGAAGAGTGAAGGAGCAGTGGGAGAAGATGGTTCACTTCTTTCAGATGGTATCCATTATTGTAAAAACCAGCTTGAGCAAAACTCTCACAAACTTTGTCTCAACATCTGAGAAAACACAAGCCCTCTCCTACAACGCAAAGCTCTTCTCAAAAGATCAGCTGTACATTCAAGCTTCCCAAGCCTGTAACATTGCTAGTCTGGTCCATATGATCTCTGGAACATACACAGATGTCTCCAACAAGTACCTGATGGACCGTGTCAGTTCACTGGGCAAACTGATGGCCATGGATAAAAATAAACCAGAATTTGAGACTGAGCGAAAAAAGCTCCAGAACAGCTGTGATGAGGCACAGAGAGGCATCTTAAGGCTTGTCCTGAAGAATAAAGAGGAGTATGATGAGAAGAGCACCGCAAGACTAGAAAGGATCGATCGAGAATTGCTTGCCATTCTACCTGCTGCTCCTCCCGAAGAAATCAAGAGTATTCAAGAAGACGTTAAAGCTGGATTCAATGAGGATGCATACATCTGA